Genomic segment of Candidatus Bathyarchaeota archaeon:
GCCCTCCTCCGCGCTAGCTTGTCATCTAATACGGCGTAGTCTGCGCTCTCCTCCAGGGCCAATGCCATTGTCTCCGCCTCCCCCAATCCCAGTGGGTCCAGCAGGGCGTTCACGAGAACCCGGTTTCTCACATCTCTAACCGATATCAACCCCGCCTCAATGGCCTCCGAGAGCTCACGCTCACCCACAAGCCCCCGCCCCCTAAAGCATATCTCCTCGTAAACAGCCCTAGGAACCAAGGCCTCGCTGAAGATGCCCCTCAACCTGTCCAGGTATCCCAGCTGGCTCAGGGCTATTATGGCTGAGGAGTCCAGCACAGCCCTAACCAAGCCTGAGCTCCTCTAAGGCCTCCTCATCGCTGTAAGGGTAGGCCGGTATCCCCCTCCTCCTGAGCTCCACGAGGAGTTCCTGTATGGGAACCTCGGCCATCTCAGCAGCCCTGCCGACGCTTACAACCCCGCGCTTGAAGGCCTCCACGGCGACGGCGAGCTTAACATCCCTCTCGGAGAGGGATTCAGGAACCCTAACCACCACAACCCTCATCAAAGCCGCCGAACCCATATCCCAAAGCCCTCAAATAAGCTTTATCAAAGCACCCAGAAGGACTGAGAGGAGAAGCCTTCAGGCGGCTCCATACTCCCCGCCTCACACCGACGAGAACTGAAGTAGGGCTC
This window contains:
- a CDS encoding DUF3368 domain-containing protein; this translates as MVRAVLDSSAIIALSQLGYLDRLRGIFSEALVPRAVYEEICFRGRGLVGERELSEAIEAGLISVRDVRNRVLVNALLDPLGLGEAETMALALEESADYAVLDDKLARRRA
- a CDS encoding UPF0175 family protein; this translates as MGSAALMRVVVVRVPESLSERDVKLAVAVEAFKRGVVSVGRAAEMAEVPIQELLVELRRRGIPAYPYSDEEALEELRLG